ttATGTAACGGccggcgcgcgcgcgcgctccctcccccccacctgtccccgccccgtccccgcccccCCGTCCGCCGGGGCCCAATGGGcggtggggcagcgccgtgggggggggcgggggagagccTGGCGGACGGGGCGGGCGCGCGCACGCACGGGGGCAAGGCGCGGCCCCGCGGCAGTGCGTGCgcgctcccttcccccccccccgccttcccctctctctctctctctctctcttctcttctccgcCGCGCTCGGTCGTTTCTTCCCCCCCTTTGTGAGGCGCTCGGAGTGGCCCGGACATCGCTGACTCGCCATGGCCGACGAGAAGCCCAAGGTGAGACAGGCGCCCTCCCATCTCctccgcctccctccctccctcgccccCGCCGTCTCACTTCGCCcctcgggcggcggcgggaggccaGGCCCGGGgcctggccccggccccagcccggccagcCAACGGCCTCGGCTCCACCGCGCCGGCTTTGCGCGCCATTTTCCTGCGCACCCAGGCCGCGGCCGccttcccgccccgccgggggaggggggccggggccgcagcctcccggggcgggcggaggatccccggggagggcggcggggaaagggggggggggcgagggggcgaATCCGGGCTCCCTTCCCGCCCTCCTCAGGGAGAGAGGCAGGTCCGGAGGCGGTTGCTGCcgttgccttcctcctcctcctcctcctccttctcctcctcctcttcctcgcggGGCCGGATCCGGCCTACCCTGCGCGGCTGGCGGTGGCTCGGGTGCAGCATCCCCGCTCGTAACCAGCCTTTCGCTGGGGCACTTGCAAGCCCCTTCCCATACGGTGCTGGCAGGAGCGCGCCGGGGCCTTTCCGccgcgggaggggcgggcgggcattgctccctgccccttttgtGCTGCCTCTCGCCCCAGCTCCCCTGGCCGCGGGAGGGGCCGCCCGGAGGGGCTCCTGCGGGCGGAGAGGAGCCGCGTGGAGCTTCGCTTTTCAAcagcaggaattaaaaaacagccacagcaaaaaaacccacaaccagcGAACGCCGCGCTGccgctgttcttttttttttttttttttttttttttggtcctttttttcttttcccgcctccccttcccccccaccatttttaaacagtttgaaggCGCCAGAAAATAATAAACGGCGGCTGGTGTATCGGGGCCGTGGCCTGGAGCGCGGCGTGCGGGGATCTGTCACATGGCGGGGACACGCACTCCGGCCGGGGCCATCCGACACCTTCGCCGGTTCTCTGGCCTCGGGCCGCttcttctaaagaaaacaaagatgaaaatgctGCTGGGCACCTCAGGAGCGGGCGCTGCCTAGGATCTGGGTAGTGTTGAatcttctctttgcttctcccgCGATACTCAGGATCAGAACACGAGCAACGGAGTTGCAAGTTGGTTCTCTGCAATTTCTGCGTGTGGCTTCTAATGGAAGCGAGAGGATCGGACTGCTTATTGAggagggggtttttttaaacgTTTTCTGACGGAGAAAGCGGAGTTCTTTTCAGATTTTGTCACCTTTTCAAATACAGTCCTTTATCTTgaaattttcttcagaagtaCCTCAACTGATATGAAAAGTTTGAGATATAGTAAGAAAGAGACTTGCTAGTGGTTGAGATCATAGTTGTAACATAAATAACTATTCCTTTGATTGGGAATAGTAGTGTTGCATATTATTATGCCCTTgatagaaataactttttaatttgtTGTAAAACAACTGGCCTAGTAACTCTTCATTGCTACTTTGCATGTTAACCAATCTCAAGAATGATAACTAATATTAGTAGGGCTTgcgggttttttgtgtgtgtgcggctttttttttatttcccaataAAAAGTACTGACCTTTATTTGCTAATTCAAAGCTTTAAGTTGGTAAACAGCTATAATatctttatttcctcctttttaatgACCTGTTGCACTTTGGTAAAATGTTAACTTCTTGTTTCATACCCTTTaaaaaagtgttgggtttttttcttttatttcctcaaCAGGAAGGAGTGAAGACTGAAAACAATGACCACATTAATCTGAAGGTGGCAGGGCAAGATGGGTCTGTGGTGCAGTTTAAGATTAAGAGGCATACACCACTTAGTAAACTAATGAAAGCCTATTGTGAACGACAGGTATGCTCTTGTATGATCGTCAGGAGAACTGGGGGAGTCTGGGGGAGAGGTAATACCCATAGAGACAGATGAAGACAGTAAAGTCTTAAAACTATGTAAATATGCAAAATGATAAAGACTTAACAGAAACGAATTGTGTTGTGTAAAGTGTATTGTTCTTAGGATTTGTTATAGCGTGGACTGACAGGGTTGTGACAGGAAACGGGTCAAATAAAGATCTGTTGTTATCTTTGTGAAATCTGCATTATAGGTGTAGGCTGTTGGGAGGTGACTGTTACTCTACTGCTCAAAAATATCAGTATGGAAAGGGTGGGTTAGGAACCTGTGATATGAACTTAAGATAGAGAGTTGAGTGATAGTCAGAGGTATTTTTATAACTGAGTAACTTGGTCTGGTCATAGACTTCTGATTTATTAGCTTAATATTATTGTATTGAGATGAGAGAATATCAATGAGTATTTCAGGGTTTAAAGGTGTCTAATGTCCAGCTTGAGAAGGAGCTTGTACATTTAATGatgagctttgttttttctcttgtggCCTAGTTGTCAAATTAATCCTCTGAGGaaccaaaaaaatgtattttgctagTGTAGTGGCAACTGCAGCCAACCTACTAGATTGCAAGCAGCTATTGCAAGTTTTAAAAACACCTGTATAAGAGTAATGCTATTTAACACTTTCTTACGAAAGTGTTAAATTTGATTAGGAAAATTTTGTCTCTGCTGTCCATGATTTTTTAATGACTGTCTGCCTTTAAAAAGTTCCATCTCTACAAAAGTGTTTAGAATTGGGGAAGGTTTTCTTTTAAGCACAAATATTCAGTGATACCATCGAATACAATAAAATCAGTGTAAAATATTGAGGTAACTATTTCACcaccaagaaaaacaaactctAATTTGCATGCAGCGTGGTAAAACCTCTTTGGTTTACCCTTTGGCACAATAGGATAGTAATACAAATAAAGACAGGGAAAATCAGCTCTTACTGAACATGTGAATATGTTCTTGTATGGCTGTTCTGGGAATAGATTAGTGAATGTTTGAAGCTTTGAGCTCATTTTTCTTAAGTTTGTCATACAAACTCATATTATGCAAATCACTGTGTATTGCTTTTTCAAACATAAAGTGCAGTTATAGCTGTCTTTTTGGGAGTTTGAGGATTGGTTAATTGTCTGTAAAGTCCTGGGAAAGATGATTTTAGAAGTACCATTCATACTTCAGTTACTTGGAAACAAGCAAAAGTAAGATTCTGAAACTTTTCA
This window of the Calonectris borealis chromosome 20, bCalBor7.hap1.2, whole genome shotgun sequence genome carries:
- the SUMO2 gene encoding small ubiquitin-related modifier 2 isoform X3 codes for the protein MADEKPKEGVKTENNDHINLKVAGQDGSVVQFKIKRHTPLSKLMKAYCERQGLSMRQIRFRFDGQPINETDTPAQEQCFGVHCQTRTAA
- the SUMO2 gene encoding small ubiquitin-related modifier 2 isoform X1 — protein: MADEKPKEGVKTENNDHINLKVAGQDGSVVQFKIKRHTPLSKLMKAYCERQGLSMRQIRFRFDGQPINETDTPAQPNGLLDVQMSEDKGKLGKEVLSR
- the SUMO2 gene encoding small ubiquitin-related modifier 2 isoform X2: MADEKPKEGVKTENNDHINLKVAGQDGSVVQFKIKRHTPLSKLMKAYCERQGLSMRQIRFRFDGQPINETDTPAQLEMEDEDTIDVFQQQTGGVY
- the SUMO2 gene encoding small ubiquitin-related modifier 2 isoform X4; translation: MADEKPKEGVKTENNDHINLKVAGQDGSVVQFKIKRHTPLSKLMKAYCERQGLSMRQIRFRFDGQPINETDTPAQC